A genomic region of Marinobacter sp. NP-4(2019) contains the following coding sequences:
- the pbpG gene encoding D-alanyl-D-alanine endopeptidase: MYRSVLSGLMCLMFTFAMSKAQAHEQRSESLQLASVNAAAAYAGSTELVVDKHADRIVPIASITKLMTALVVMESGEPLNEWLEFRERHIPAAANAYTRIRVGSEMRRADMLRVALMSSENFAAYTLARHHPGGYDAFVRAMNEKALELGMTRTSFVDPTGLSVDNTSTAADLIKLVNAAAKYPQIGDYSTTRYYTGQFRKPRYSLSFGNTNALVHRDSWGVGLSKTGYLSEAGRCLVMMSNMNGEQVVTVLLDSLGTRSPMGDAGRIRRWLDTGAVGQVAAAARAYEQEKNAAYTAARKPDTASGEQSTAGVN; encoded by the coding sequence ATGTATCGAAGCGTCCTGTCTGGCCTGATGTGCCTGATGTTCACTTTTGCCATGTCCAAAGCCCAGGCCCATGAACAAAGGTCGGAATCGCTACAGCTGGCTTCCGTTAACGCGGCGGCGGCCTATGCCGGCAGTACCGAACTGGTAGTCGACAAGCATGCAGACAGGATTGTGCCGATTGCCTCCATCACCAAACTGATGACGGCCCTGGTTGTGATGGAATCCGGAGAGCCGTTGAACGAATGGCTGGAATTCAGGGAACGCCACATACCAGCGGCAGCCAATGCATACACCCGCATTCGGGTGGGGTCCGAGATGCGCCGCGCGGACATGTTGCGGGTTGCGCTGATGTCATCGGAGAACTTTGCGGCTTACACGCTGGCCCGTCACCATCCCGGAGGCTATGACGCGTTTGTCCGGGCGATGAACGAGAAAGCCCTGGAACTGGGCATGACCCGCACGAGTTTTGTGGATCCAACCGGGTTGTCGGTGGATAACACGTCCACGGCAGCCGACCTGATCAAGCTGGTGAATGCTGCTGCGAAATACCCGCAGATCGGCGATTACTCCACCACCCGTTACTATACTGGCCAGTTCCGAAAGCCTCGTTACAGTCTGTCGTTTGGCAATACCAATGCCCTGGTGCACCGGGACAGCTGGGGAGTCGGGTTGAGTAAAACCGGTTATCTGTCGGAGGCTGGGCGTTGTCTGGTCATGATGTCCAATATGAACGGTGAGCAGGTGGTAACCGTGTTGCTCGATTCGCTGGGTACCCGCTCGCCGATGGGAGATGCGGGCCGCATTCGGCGCTGGCTGGACACCGGGGCTGTCGGTCAGGTGGCAGCGGCGGCGAGGGCGTACGAGCAGGAAAAGAATGCGGCTTATACCGCTGCCCGAAAGCCTGATACAGCGTCAGGTGAGCAATCGACGGCAGGTGTGAATTGA
- a CDS encoding putative bifunctional diguanylate cyclase/phosphodiesterase — MDPLANQQTDPGAFPAHSWQRIPGLLRRWLPLSFLGLGLAYGLTITSILSASVHGLESILGHTAFTLAWKAFIGGLLTFALLFNISIVIMLRRPGLAWLSVLMVGVMHSQLVMDGFGLWFLWSNWPQFNALLSISLPLCLIALCQFTPHFLTISRPVSSILNGASLAALALAIVMPLGFPFPGQGSLLVLASLTGLFILAVVARQLRHHVYARYYGLSILAILIGATVSSLRTIGWVPVNSLTDSAFFLGAAMASLVLTSGVGRLLLEERKKRLSADVRARQEGQLRAQIEKDYDHLLKTHRVTGKPNRAILEESLETLSSKKIPYTLCLVRLQRFNEIEQTLGYRTAEELLKTYLRRMSRFLERTFDSRLVRINGHALASIDTVNHAFAFYRQDEREPDQHIMNELTAWLGTHFREGRFAFSWSPSVGIAHAPEHGPDAAGVLSSAGFASLSGDQPLCEYDPSIAEWQYRQQILMLDIEDALTNGSMWLEYQPKVGIRDERTSSVEALIRWHHPEFGKVPPDHWVPLAEQVGMIHPVTLWVINQACGDYQRLILRYGKNIAVAVNISAKDLAHPRFDHEAMDIIARHNMQPRDLILEITETAMMADPESARTMIHTLSQRGFRIALDDFGTGHSSLGTLASFDLDELKIDRSFLEDILDHPARQRVFRAALELGEALDLDVVVEGVEDEAIAAWLQQFPGLHGQGYYWGRPERLRADP; from the coding sequence ATGGACCCATTGGCGAACCAGCAAACTGATCCAGGTGCCTTTCCTGCCCATAGTTGGCAGCGTATACCAGGATTGCTCCGGCGCTGGCTGCCCCTCAGCTTTCTGGGTCTTGGTCTGGCATACGGACTGACCATCACCTCAATCCTGTCCGCATCCGTCCATGGACTGGAAAGCATCCTCGGCCATACGGCTTTCACCTTGGCGTGGAAGGCTTTTATTGGCGGTCTACTGACCTTCGCCCTGTTGTTCAACATCAGTATCGTCATTATGCTTCGCCGGCCCGGGTTGGCCTGGTTAAGCGTACTGATGGTCGGAGTCATGCACAGCCAACTGGTCATGGACGGTTTCGGGCTCTGGTTCCTATGGTCCAACTGGCCCCAGTTCAACGCCCTGCTCAGTATCTCCCTGCCGTTGTGCCTGATTGCCCTGTGCCAGTTTACGCCCCACTTCCTAACCATTTCCCGACCGGTCTCATCAATACTTAACGGAGCCAGCCTGGCCGCCCTTGCCCTGGCAATTGTAATGCCCCTGGGCTTCCCCTTTCCGGGACAAGGCTCACTGCTGGTGCTGGCATCCCTGACCGGCCTCTTTATCCTTGCGGTGGTGGCGCGCCAACTCCGACACCATGTCTACGCCCGCTATTACGGCCTGTCGATCCTGGCCATTCTCATCGGTGCCACCGTGTCATCGCTGCGTACCATCGGATGGGTCCCTGTTAACAGTTTGACGGATTCGGCTTTCTTTCTTGGTGCCGCCATGGCATCGCTGGTGCTGACCAGTGGCGTCGGGCGATTATTGCTTGAAGAACGCAAAAAGCGCCTCAGCGCCGATGTCCGCGCTCGTCAGGAGGGGCAGCTCAGGGCCCAGATCGAGAAGGATTACGACCACCTGCTGAAGACTCACCGGGTGACCGGTAAACCCAACCGCGCGATACTGGAAGAGTCTCTCGAGACCCTCAGCAGCAAAAAGATTCCCTACACCCTGTGCCTGGTACGCCTGCAAAGGTTCAACGAAATAGAGCAGACGTTGGGCTATCGCACGGCCGAGGAGTTGTTGAAAACCTACCTGCGCCGCATGAGCCGCTTCCTCGAGCGCACCTTTGACTCCCGCCTGGTGAGGATTAACGGACACGCCCTGGCCAGCATCGACACGGTCAACCACGCCTTTGCCTTTTACCGACAGGATGAGCGTGAGCCCGATCAACACATCATGAACGAGCTGACGGCATGGCTTGGGACACATTTCCGCGAAGGGCGCTTTGCCTTCTCATGGAGTCCATCGGTGGGCATTGCCCATGCCCCGGAACACGGCCCCGATGCTGCAGGCGTCCTGTCTTCCGCCGGTTTCGCCTCGCTCAGTGGTGACCAGCCCCTGTGCGAGTACGACCCATCCATTGCGGAATGGCAGTACCGCCAGCAAATACTGATGCTGGATATTGAGGATGCCCTGACCAATGGCAGTATGTGGCTGGAGTATCAGCCCAAGGTGGGCATTCGTGACGAGCGAACCAGCTCCGTGGAGGCACTGATCCGGTGGCATCATCCCGAGTTTGGCAAGGTTCCTCCGGATCACTGGGTTCCCCTGGCCGAGCAGGTGGGCATGATCCATCCGGTGACGCTATGGGTCATCAACCAGGCCTGCGGTGACTACCAGCGGCTGATCTTGCGTTACGGCAAGAACATCGCAGTCGCCGTTAACATCTCAGCCAAAGACCTGGCCCACCCGCGGTTTGACCATGAGGCGATGGACATCATTGCCCGCCACAACATGCAGCCGCGTGACCTTATCCTGGAAATTACCGAAACCGCGATGATGGCGGATCCAGAATCCGCACGGACCATGATCCACACACTCAGCCAACGGGGCTTCCGCATCGCCCTGGACGACTTCGGCACCGGCCATTCCTCCCTGGGTACGCTGGCCAGTTTTGACCTGGACGAACTCAAGATTGATCGCAGCTTTCTGGAAGACATTCTGGACCATCCGGCCCGCCAGCGTGTTTTTCGCGCCGCCTTGGAGTTG